The following proteins come from a genomic window of Aspergillus oryzae RIB40 DNA, chromosome 4:
- a CDS encoding NADPH-dependent FMN reductase (predicted protein), giving the protein MVPAVKQFTKEHSKKWSAAIASFQGYIFVIPEYNLGLAGGTKNAIDYLYSEWPGKPVGIISYGAKGGSNASQQLSESLRVVMKMEVMPTKVLLPFAPGSDVLSASNEGTLGEDSRKSWEADGKKEQVLQVWEELKNALE; this is encoded by the coding sequence ATGGTCCCCGCCGTAAAGCAATTCACTAAGGAGCACTCGAAGAAATGGAGTGCAGCCATTGCTTCCTTCCAGGGATACATCTTCGTCATACCTGAGTATAACCTTGGGCTTGCCGGTGGAACGAAGAATGCAATCGATTATCTGTACAGCGAGTGGCCTGGAAAGCCCGTTGGGATCATCAGTTATGGCGCCAAGGGTGGGAGCAACGCCTCCCAGCAGCTTAGTGAGAGTTTACGGGTGGTTATGAAGATGGAGGTGATGCCTACTAAAGTGTTACTGCCCTTCGCTCCGGGGTCGGATGTGCTTTCTGCCTCAAATGAGGGTACTTTGGGAGAGGATTCGCGCAAGTCTTGGGAAGCTGatgggaagaaggagcaggTGCTTCAGGTgtgggaggagttgaagaatgCCCTGGAGTAG